The Nostoc sp. NIES-3756 DNA window CCATCCGCTTCCCAGCGTTGATTTGTTCGGCTTGGGGATTGATCATTGCTAAAATTGCTGGACTAACTAAAGCATCATAGATGACTACATCGGCACATTCCAATATACCTTTACCCTTGACAGTCATCAGCCCAGGATCACCAGGCCCCGCACCTACTAGATAAACCTTGCCTAAATCTTGTTTCCCCTCGTTGTCTGTGCGGTTCATGCGTAAATTAAATCCCCAATTAAATCGGCTAATTCTCCACTGACTCCTAGAGGTGCGGCTAAGTATAAACTCACCCCAGGAAATTGTAATTTTAGCTCGTTAACAGCTTGGGCGATCGCATCAGTTATGCCACCAGAGAATAAAAAGTATGGCAAAATCGCAATTTCTCGATAACCAGCAGCAATCAACTCTTTAACTCTTAATTCTAAACTAGGTGCTACAGACCAATAAGCAGCAACAGCTCTTATATTTGCTGCCATTGTCTCTACGGGCTGTTGAGAACCAGGGCGACGGCTACCATGTGATAACAATATCCAAGCTTCTGCTTTGATAGTAGCAATCTGTTTCTGGAGAAATGTCTGTAAACCTGGATGAATACCCAAGTATGGTTGTAATTCAATCAGGATATCTTGATGTAGCGTCTGTTGTGCTTGTGCTACCTCACAGGGAATATCCGTCATTACATGAACACCT harbors:
- a CDS encoding sirohydrochlorin chelatase; protein product: MSSAYLLVSHGSRDPRPEVAMQQLATLVAEKLHISEKLVGTGYLELAAEPLHEQIKSFAQTAVAFGCHHLKIVPLFLLPGVHVMTDIPCEVAQAQQTLHQDILIELQPYLGIHPGLQTFLQKQIATIKAEAWILLSHGSRRPGSQQPVETMAANIRAVAAYWSVAPSLELRVKELIAAGYREIAILPYFLFSGGITDAIAQAVNELKLQFPGVSLYLAAPLGVSGELADLIGDLIYA